Proteins encoded within one genomic window of Vicia villosa cultivar HV-30 ecotype Madison, WI unplaced genomic scaffold, Vvil1.0 ctg.001280F_1_1, whole genome shotgun sequence:
- the LOC131634326 gene encoding uncharacterized protein LOC131634326, with protein sequence MLFASSLLILPLFLIFISSILFTSFASIHIYNHEPFQDVGNAFLLSGGSEGIAASLTATTHPDSIHDGRSYIRFENITFRRRKYEAKARGTVPVHIIIFEAADRDDIGGSVYGGQRAICCTRDLAKMGGCKQGEVIRRASATDINWPVIVDVYFKGKSRIASLDSKEVPITKTGMYNLFFVACDPKLKEIVMTGKTIWKNPDGFLPGRMAPLKKFYVYMALAYIFLGLIWLLQYVRFWDDVLQLQHCISAVIGLGLFEMILWYSDYANFNNTGVRPIMVTTWVVTIGAIRKTIARLLILSVSMGYGVVRPTLGGLTSKVLLLGITYLLASELLNITEYVGTINDVSGRARLILVLPDAFLDAFLILWIFTSLSKTLEQLQAKRSSVKLDIYRKFSNALLVTVISSVVWIGYEVYFKATDPFNERWQTAWIITAFWDVLAFALLCVICYLWAPSQSSQRYAYSEEVGEESDDEEALSLTKGKQEGQGEISLVRQEKNARNDASSDEDDESDEDKRE encoded by the exons ATGTTGTTCGCATCTTCACTCCTAATTTTACCTTTATTCTTAATATTTATATCTTCCATTCTATTTACCTCTTTCGCATCCATTCATATCTATAATCATGAACCGTTTCAAGATGTCGGTAATGCTTTTCTCCTCTCCGGTGGCAGCGAAGGCATCGCCGCCTCACTCACCGCCACTACACATCCCGATTCCATCCACGATGGACGTTCTTACATTCG ATTTGAGAATATAACCTTTAGGAGAAGAAAATATGAAGCCAAGGCGCGTGGTACAGTGCCAGTACACATTATTATTTTTGAGGCTGCTGACCGTGATGATATAGGCGGTTCTGTTTATGGCGGACAACGAGCAATCTGTTGCACCCGTGATTTAGCAAAGATGGGAGGTTGTAAGCAAGGAGAGGTTATCAGGAGAGCTTCTGCAACGGATATTAATTGGCCAGTCATTGTAGATGTTTATTTCAAGGGGAAATCCCGAATCGCTAGTTTAGATTCTAAAGAAGTTCCTATCACAAAGACTGGAATGTATAATTTGTTTTTTGTAGCTTGTGACCCCAAGCTCAAGGAAATTGTAATGACTGGGAAGACAATCTGGAAAAACCCTGATGGGTTCTTACCTGGTAGAATGGCTCCATTAAAGAAGTTCTATGTATATATGGCACTGGCTTATATCTTTCTTGGCCTTATTTGGCTCCTTCAGTATGTGAGGTTTTGGGATGATGTACTGCAACTTCAGCACTGTATCTCAGCTGTCATTGGTCTTGGATTGTTTGAGATGATTCTCTGGTATTCTGACTACGCCAATTTCAACAATACTGGAGTCAGGCCTATTATGGTCACAACATGGGTTGTTACAATTGGGGCTATAAGAAAAACGATAGCAAGGCTTCTCATTCTCTCTGTTTCCATGGGTTATGGTGTTGTGCGACCCACTCTTGGCGGTCTTACATCAAAGGTCCTTTTACTTGGAATAACTTACTTGCTTGCATCAGAGTTGCTGAATATTACTGAATATGTGGGGACCATTAATGATGTATCAGGAAGGGCAAGGCTCATTCTAGTTCTTCCTGATGCTTTCTTGGATGCATTTTTGATTTTATGGATTTTTACTTCTCTGTCAAAAACACTGGAACAGTTACAG GCAAAACGGAGTTCTGTTAAGTTGGATATATACAGGAAATTCTCAAATGCACTACTAGTAACGGTGATCTCCTCAGTTGTTTGGATAGGTTATGAG GTTTATTTCAAAGCAACAGATCCATTTAATGAACGCTGGCAGACTGCTTGGATCATCACTGCATTCTGGGATGTTCTTGCATTTGCACTACTCTGTGTAATATGTTATCTCTGGGCGCCTTCCCAGAGCTCTCAAAG GTATGCATACTCAGAGGAAGTGGGAGAAGAATCTGATGATGAAGAAGCTCTGTCTCTAACTAAGGGAAAGCAAGAAGGTCAAGGAGAAATAAGTTTGGTCAGGCAAGAGAAGAATGCCCGAAATGATGCATCTTCTGATGAAGACGACGAATCAGATGAGGATAAAAGGGAGTGA